GAGATCGGCGGGCCCTATGTCTCGGTCAACGTCGCCTGCCTGGATGAGGTGTCGCCGGCCGACCTGGCGGCCGTGCCGGTGAAGACCATGGACGGCCGCCACGACAACTGGTGGCAGGAAGCGCCGCACGGCAGCTATCTCTGAGACGCCGCCGGTGCGGCGGGCGTCAGGCGTTCTTCGGCAGCCGGTCGCGCAGCACCTTCACTTCGTCGTGATTGCGCTGGGTGCCCTGCATCTGCCGCTCGACCAGGCTGCGAATGTTCAGCGGCAGGTCGCGGGCCAGTGCAGCGCGGTACTTCTTGAGCGCCACATCCTCGCCACGCTCGCATTCCTCGAGCATGGCGTGGTCGTCGTAGCCGGTCAGGGCGCTGCGGGTGGCGACCCAGCCGCGGTGGACGGCGCCGGCCGCCGTGCCGTGCGTCTCGGGCTTGCCGCCCAGGGCCGTCACCTGGGCCTGCAGTTCCTCCGCGCCGCGGCGGCAGTCTTGTGCGCGGGTGGAGAAGAAGGTCTGCAGCTGCGGTGACTTGGCATGCTCGGCGCAGGCATTGAAGCCATATTCGCCGTCCTTGCAGTTTTCGATCAGGTCGTTCAACAGGTCGATGACGTCGTCGTTGCTCATGGTGTGGGCTCCTGGCCTGCACGAGGCCGGTGGACAAAGGAGGTCCCCGCCGCACGAATGGGGCGGCGAGGTAGGT
This genomic stretch from Eleftheria terrae harbors:
- a CDS encoding ferritin-like domain-containing protein is translated as MSNDDVIDLLNDLIENCKDGEYGFNACAEHAKSPQLQTFFSTRAQDCRRGAEELQAQVTALGGKPETHGTAAGAVHRGWVATRSALTGYDDHAMLEECERGEDVALKKYRAALARDLPLNIRSLVERQMQGTQRNHDEVKVLRDRLPKNA